The stretch of DNA AAGCGGGGTTAGAGTTTTTATTTAAACCAGATTTTTCAAATTTATCTGTTAAAGGTATATTAGAAGCTTTGGGACATGCTTTTTATACATTAAGCTTAGGAATGGGGATTATACTTACATTTGGTAGTTATACAAAGAAAAGCGAAAATTTAGTATCATTATCATATCAAGTGGCTATTGCAGATACTGTTATTGCATTAATGGCAGGCATAGTTATTTTCCCAGCTGTATTTGCATATGGCTTAGAACCTACAGCAGGACCAGGCCTTTTATTTATAACATTACCAGCAGTATTTAAAGCAATGCCATTAGGGCAATTATTTGAATTTATGTTCTTTGTATTAATTGCCATTGCAGCATTAACATCAACGGTATCATTAATGGAAACAGTAGTAACATTTGTTTCAGAACAATTTAATTTGACTAGAAAGAAGACTATAGTAATTATTACATCAGGACTATTTGCTTTAGCAATACCAAGCATATTATCCTTTGGTCCACTTTCTCATATTAAATTACTTGGAGATAGAGGGGTATTTGATACTTTAGATTTTGTAACAGGTCAAATATTCTTACCAATAGGTGGAATACTTATATGCTTATTTATAGCTTGGGTTTGGGGAATTAAAAATGCAGCTAAAGAAATATCAAATGATGGTAGTTTAAAATTTAAAATTAAAGGGATATATTCGATTTCAGTTAAGTATTTAGCACCACTATCTATATTAATAATATTTTTATATGGTTTAGGAATTTTCAATATATTTAAATAGACCAAAAGATACTTAAGGCTCGCCTTAAGTATCTTTTTATTTATTATTTTTATAGTATTCTTTTATTTCACGTTTTCTTTTAGCCGATACAAATAATCTAGTTATTGTTGAAACGAAAATAACTCCTAAGGCTAAAGTACCGGCACTAGCTATTGTTGTAATACCTGTTTCTATAGATTTCATTATATTTCCTGTAACAGCTTCATACATTGTATAATACATTCCACCACCAGGAACTAATGGTATTAAGGCACAAATAACTAATGTAGTAACTGGTGTTTTTAAGATTCTTGCAAATATTTCAGAGTATAGGCTAAATACTAATGAAGAAATAAATAAAGCTGATAAGGTAGTTAAGTCAAAGGATAAGCCTAGTAAATAAACAAACCATGAAATTGCTCCGCCTAAAGCTGCAAAGAATAATTTTTTTCCTCTTATATTAAATAATATTCCAAAGCCTAAAGTTGCTATGAAAGTTATTAACGTTTCTGAAATCATTATTAAAATCTCCCAAAGGTATTTATCCAAAAACTAAGTACAGCACCAGTTCCAACAGCTATTGAAATAGCAACTAAAAATGCCTCAGCTGCTCTAGTTAAACCCGCAAGTAAATCTCCAGATATGGTATCACGTATTGCATTTGTAATTGCAAGGCCAGGAACAAGAAGCATTATTGATCCTATAATTGTAGTATCTATGTTGTTGGAAATTCCAATT from Clostridium chauvoei encodes:
- a CDS encoding sodium-dependent transporter, translating into MSRENFSSRLGLLAAAAGSAIGLGNIWKFPYITGQNGGAAFILVYLGCIFLIGIPVMLSEFAIGRKNQVNAVESFKKIAPNTKWHWTGYLATATAFIILSFYAIIAGWVFSYIWRSATGVLKGVSTQGFGDYFNALTSNPVEPMIMTLLVLVITAIIIFFGIKTGIEKFSKIAMPLLLGLIILLIIRSVTLPGAKAGLEFLFKPDFSNLSVKGILEALGHAFYTLSLGMGIILTFGSYTKKSENLVSLSYQVAIADTVIALMAGIVIFPAVFAYGLEPTAGPGLLFITLPAVFKAMPLGQLFEFMFFVLIAIAALTSTVSLMETVVTFVSEQFNLTRKKTIVIITSGLFALAIPSILSFGPLSHIKLLGDRGVFDTLDFVTGQIFLPIGGILICLFIAWVWGIKNAAKEISNDGSLKFKIKGIYSISVKYLAPLSILIIFLYGLGIFNIFK
- a CDS encoding threonine/serine exporter family protein, whose product is MISETLITFIATLGFGILFNIRGKKLFFAALGGAISWFVYLLGLSFDLTTLSALFISSLVFSLYSEIFARILKTPVTTLVICALIPLVPGGGMYYTMYEAVTGNIMKSIETGITTIASAGTLALGVIFVSTITRLFVSAKRKREIKEYYKNNK